A region of the Leptospira inadai serovar Lyme str. 10 genome:
TTTATCGCTAAATCCATCCATGATGAGGACGAATAACGATCCTTTAATGATTGCTTCCAGTCGAATATTTCCAAAGCTTTTCGGTAAAACTCCATTTCGGCGCCAAGCAGCTCCTCCCCTCTGACGAGATCACCCGACTCTTTCCAAGTCGCAGATTGAGGAGCCCCATCGATAGGCAGGAAAAGAGTGAATAATTTTCCACCTTTCGAATTCGCCGAATCTAAAACAGAGCTAATCGTTTGAAATACCTCGTACGAGCCGTCTTCTCTCCGTAAACGCTTTAGAATTTCGTAGTGTTTGATTTCGCCGGCCTGCGCTTTTTTCAGGAACTGTTCCTCATGCTCCCTATCGACCGAATGGATCCAATCAAAATAGCTCTCGGGTAAATCGACATTCGGGTCCCTGCCTAACATCGATAAAAACGTCGGGCTAAATTCCAAAATTTTCCCGGACCAATCGGTTACAATCGCGCCGGATGTCAGAGTTTGAATAATAGGATTCAGGAATGCTTCTCCCTAATTAAGAATTACGGAAATAAAGTTGTTATACTATGATACGAACAATCAATTAAAAAAAGATGACAGAAGAATGTCCCGTGATGTTTCTTTCCAATTCCCTAAGATATTCTTGTTCCTGACGTTCGATCGTTTTTCTTTCAAAATCAGTCCTTTCGCGACGGACAAAAACTTCCGCAGTATCGGAAAAAAAGCGCAAGTTCCGATAGAATTGACCGCCGACTTCTTCGGCAATGATCGGAATTTCTTCCCCTTCTAAAAAACTTCGAGCAAAGTAAATATTCTTAGCTCCAATGGAAAGCTCAGGAGACATAGTCATTATCTGACCGCCGCCTATTATTTTAGCGCTAAGATTTTTTCTAGGTATCCCTCTTTTTACGAACTCGTTAATCAATATCTCCATCGCATGGACACCGAACCTTGTCGAAAAATCCGTGTTAGTATCCGACGGACTACCGGGTAAGAGTATATGATTCATACCTCCAAAACGACTTACCGAATCGAAAAGACAAACGGAAACACAAGAACCTAAAAGGGTTTTCAATTCAACCGGTTCTTCGGAAAAAAAGTATTCTCCCACATAAATTCTTTGAATTGGCCGATCGGTCATCGAGTTCCACATATTTCTTACTACCACCGATATTAAAATTACAAAAACAAAAACTCGCAACAGCAACGATACGCTGAAAGATAGTTTCAACTAACTCGAAAGATTTAG
Encoded here:
- a CDS encoding chemotaxis protein CheD yields the protein MTDRPIQRIYVGEYFFSEEPVELKTLLGSCVSVCLFDSVSRFGGMNHILLPGSPSDTNTDFSTRFGVHAMEILINEFVKRGIPRKNLSAKIIGGGQIMTMSPELSIGAKNIYFARSFLEGEEIPIIAEEVGGQFYRNLRFFSDTAEVFVRRERTDFERKTIERQEQEYLRELERNITGHSSVIFF